Below is a genomic region from Virgibacillus dokdonensis.
TTGTTGGTTTTCTTACAAAACACATAATTGCGGCGGCGAGATATAACAAAGATTGAAATAAAATTCCTGATAATAAAAGCCAGCCACTTAGAACAGCTGCTGCAATAAAAAATCCGCCGGCAGTTTTAGGGTTTCGCTTCAACTGTAATACACCAATCAATCCTAAAGTAAAGCTTATCAGAGCACCAATAATAGGAATCCAAATAAAGATAGATAAGAAGGAACCAAGGTCTGAAAGCATTCCAAAATCAGCCGGATCAATAGAACCTTCAAGCAGGTCGATACCACTGTTTAAAAGCAAAATGCCAACGATCCCAAAAATAGCTAAAGCACCGTCCATTAAAAATCCGACAATGCCTAAAATCTTTTCAACTGTTCGATTCACGCTTGTTACCTCCTCAGTCTAATCAATGGTTTTATTATGTTACGTAAAAACAGCACGAATTGTTTCATTTTTCTTTATACGATACAAAACGAACATGACCTCGTTGTAAGTGTGCCAAACGTTATTAGGGTTGCGAATTTAATGTTTCCCTTTTTTCGGAAAGCAAACGGTCACGGTTGTACCTTCCCCAACTTCACTATTAAAATCTATGGTTCCGTGATGAGCGTCTACAAGTGCTTTCACAATGGAAAGCCCGATTCCTATACCGCCAGTCTTGGTCGCCCTTGACTTATCTCCACGATAAAAGCGTTCAAACAAAAATGGAATATCTTCCTTTTTAATACCTATTCCCTCATCCATAACCATAAAACAGATGCAATCTTCCTTCTCTTCTGTAAAAATTTTCACTGTCTTTCCTGTTGGAGTATACTGCAATGCATTGTTCATAAGGTTTGTTAAAATTTGTGTAACTCGGTCTTCATCTGCACGAAAATGGATTTCTTTGTTTGGAAAGTAGCTCCTTAATACAACCCCTTTTTTATGAAAAGCCGGCTGAAATTGACTATCCATAAAACGAAGAAGTTCCCCTGCATCTAAAGTAGACATGTTCAATTTCTTTTGTGGGTTTTCCACTGCAATTAACGTTTCCAATTCATTGACGAGTCGCACTAAGCGCATAAGTTCATGGTGGCTTTTTTGCAATCGTTCAGGAGTTGGTTCCCAAATACCGTCTTGATAAGCTTCCAATTGACTACGTAAGGTTGCTAATGGTGTTCTAAGTTCATGTGCAAAATCAGCGGTAAATTGCTTTCTTAGTTGTTCCTCTTTCGCCAAGGAATTAGCTAATTCATTAAATGACTCCCCAAGCTGTTTCATTTCAATACTTAAATCTTTTACAGGCACGTCTACTCGTTTATGTTTTTTTAATTGCTGTACAGCTGTTGATAACCGCGTAAAACCAGCACTTAACCTTCTAGAAAACAAAAAACTAAATAAAATCGATAACAATATAATAGCGATTACCGCAATTAGTATGTTTTTTTGAATCGATTTTAAGAAAGTAAAGTCCTCACCAACGAGTTCTACTGGATACACCACTTCCATCGTGCCAACCTTTTCTCCGTCTACTTCAATAGGGTGAGAACTTGTTTCGTAATCAACTTTTTCTGCTTGTTGATGCATGCCCATTCCCCTCATCATGTGCTGCATTCTTGTTGAGTCTGCAACAGCATTACCAGCCCGATCATAAATAGTATAAAACAAATTCTCTGTCATTGCTTGGTCATGAAGCATGCTGTTTGCTTGTTCACTTACTAAGCTTCCGGTTTGCTGATACGTTCGAATGATCTCTTCCTCTACAAATGACGTTTTTTCTTCTCTACTTATTTGTAAATAGCTAGAAAATTGATTTTCTACCCCGAAAAATATGGAAAAACTCGTTAAAAAAACACCGCATAAGGAAACAATTAATAAATAAATAAAAATTTTAGTGCGGAGTGTTAGCTTCATCTGGTTTGCCCCCAAACTTATACCCCATTCCAAAAACCGTTAATATATAATCAGGATGTCTAGAATCCTGTTCGATTTTTTTTCGTAAATTTTTTATGTGTGTATCAATACTTCGCTCATATCCTTCAAAAAAAAGATCATCCTCTTCTTGAATTTTTACGAGCAAATCCCCTCTGCTATATACCCTTCCAGGATAACTAGACATTGTTATTAATAGCTTATATTCATTCGGTGTAAGTGCGACAACTTCATTATTGACTTTTACTTCCTTTTTTAAATGGTCAATAATTAGTTGCCCGTCGTTAAAACGGAGTTGGTCATTTTTTTCCGTCTTAGAAATTCGGCGCAGTAGAGCTTTAGCTCGCACAACAACCTCTCTTGGGCTAAAAGGCTTGGTAACATAATCATCTGCACCGATGACAATTCCATTTATAATATCATCCTCTGCTGACTTAGCAGTAAGCATAATAATTGGCATATCACTATCTTTTCTAGTTAATCTGCACACTTCCTCTCCAGAAATATCGGGGAGCATTAAATCAAGAAGCACAATATCTGGGTTCCCTTCTTTTATTTGTTTTAGCGCTTCTAATCCATTGGCGGCAAATAAAATACTCCAACCTTCTTTTTCAAAATAAGCTTGCAAAACTTCACGAATCATTTCTTCATCATCGACAATTAATATGCGTGTCATTATTTTTCCCCCTCTTGTTTTGCACATCTTGTATTCTAGAAAGTGTAACCTGCTTTCATCTCACGAATGTAATAGGCTTACTAAAGCTGTCTAGTTAGACATAGACAATAACTACTTACATCTATTATTTGTAATTCCTATAGTATCATGCCAGCACAGTAGAATTCACATCTTCACAACTTCTCCATAAGTTCTCCATAAGAACTACAAATGCGTGCGATATGATATAGATAATGAAAGAAAGGAGTTGGGCATAATGAAAAAATTAATGATTGGTGCTATAACAGGAGCGATTATTTTAGGTGGTGCAGCAACGTATACATTCGCTGATGCCAATGAAGAGAATCAAGAATTTTATAATGATAGGAGACCGTATATGGAAGAAATGCATCCAAACTTCTCCGATGAGGATTATGAAGCAATGTATAACTTTTGTCACGGAAACGGAGACTTAGAAAGACGGCATCGCGGTGGAAATGGTTTTGATAAAAACAATGAATAGATAAGAGGTGAGTAGTAATGATGAATGGCTATGGCCTTCATTTTGCAGGATTTGGAATACTAGGATGGATAATAAACCTTCTTGTAATAGGAATTGTCGTATATTATGCAACTAAATTGGCGTTAAAACATTATGATAAAGACAAAAATTAAGTAAAGGATTGGCAGTCATCTTGCCAATCCATTTTTTATATCGTCTTTATTCAAAAGGCTATAAGGATGCTACATTCACCTCTTATTTTGAAAAAACCACTTGCTTTCAGGTCGTTCACGAGGGGTTAAATTCATAATAAAATAGCCAATAATTAAAATTAAGATAACGAATGCATAAAATAACGTATCTAGCGCATTATCATGTTCAACAATGATCAAACGAATCATTGCTGTTATACCAATATATAAAAAATAACGTAAGGGAAAATGATAGTTTTCCTTAAAATATTTTACAATCATAGCGACAAACTCAAAATATAGGAAAAATAATAATACATTGGCAAGAAACAGTTGGTAGTCTGTCGTATCACCTTCAAGTAAAATTGTTCCGAATAAAATAAGCTCCTTTACAAGTAAGACAGATAAAACAATAGCGAGAATAATCAGGGATACATTTAATATAACTTGTAATAAATAAGGAAATACATATAATGATTTTGTATACAGCGACTTTAAATTTTTCATGCAAATATAAGCCCTCCATTCTAGCATGATACGTACATATTTCTTATTGTTATCATAACACACCTCCAATAGATGACAGTATTAAATTTTCAATACTTTTTACTCTGTTAATAAAATCTAATATCTATTTTTTAAATAAAATAGAAGTAATAAACTATTCCTTTGACATGGAGAAAAAATTAAAAGCTAAAGGCAATAAATAAACTTCTATTTTTCCTATAGGACGTAGAGGCTTCTCGGTTATCGTATAAGCCAAGTTTTTCTGAAATTATGTTATGATAAAATAAATAAATCGAGGGGGGAGACTACGTGCTCGATTATACGAATTCAGTTCCTTTACATGTACAGTTGAAGGAAATAATTGAAAAGCAAGTAGAAAATGGCGAATTGCAAGGTCAAATACCAAGTGAACGTCAATTCATGCATACATATAATGTAAGTAGGAGTACAGTAAGGGAAGCTATCACGCTATTAGTACGAGAAGGAATTGTAGAAAAAAGGCATGGAAAAGGGACATTTGTTTCTTTAAAACCAATTCACGATTGGCTTGGAAATTTGCGTAGTACAACAGAAACAATTCAACATATGGGGATGGAGCCTGGCGCGCAACTAATTACAAATTATAAAACAACAACTCCAAGTTATATTCAAGAGCAAACTGGATTAAGAGAAGCATATTTTATAAAAAGAATACGTTACGCAGATCAGATCCCTATTGGAGTGGAGCGTCACTATTATCCTATATGGATTGGTGAAAAACTGCTGCAATATGATCTTAATAATGCGACCCTATACGATTTGCTGGAAAATGAATTAGGGATTACATTTGCGGAGGCGGATCAAACAATATCAAGCGGTCATATTTACGAAGAAGATCGACCTTATCTTTGTATAGAAAAAGACAAACATGTACTCATTGCCGAAAGAATTATAAAAAATGGAGCAGGGGAGATCATAGAATTTGAAGAAGCCTTCTATAAAAGTGATTTATATGCGTTTA
It encodes:
- a CDS encoding response regulator transcription factor; its protein translation is MTRILIVDDEEMIREVLQAYFEKEGWSILFAANGLEALKQIKEGNPDIVLLDLMLPDISGEEVCRLTRKDSDMPIIMLTAKSAEDDIINGIVIGADDYVTKPFSPREVVVRAKALLRRISKTEKNDQLRFNDGQLIIDHLKKEVKVNNEVVALTPNEYKLLITMSSYPGRVYSRGDLLVKIQEEDDLFFEGYERSIDTHIKNLRKKIEQDSRHPDYILTVFGMGYKFGGKPDEANTPH
- a CDS encoding DUF4064 domain-containing protein produces the protein MNRTVEKILGIVGFLMDGALAIFGIVGILLLNSGIDLLEGSIDPADFGMLSDLGSFLSIFIWIPIIGALISFTLGLIGVLQLKRNPKTAGGFFIAAAVLSGWLLLSGILFQSLLYLAAAIMCFVRKPTKTIEN
- a CDS encoding sensor histidine kinase, encoding MKLTLRTKIFIYLLIVSLCGVFLTSFSIFFGVENQFSSYLQISREEKTSFVEEEIIRTYQQTGSLVSEQANSMLHDQAMTENLFYTIYDRAGNAVADSTRMQHMMRGMGMHQQAEKVDYETSSHPIEVDGEKVGTMEVVYPVELVGEDFTFLKSIQKNILIAVIAIILLSILFSFLFSRRLSAGFTRLSTAVQQLKKHKRVDVPVKDLSIEMKQLGESFNELANSLAKEEQLRKQFTADFAHELRTPLATLRSQLEAYQDGIWEPTPERLQKSHHELMRLVRLVNELETLIAVENPQKKLNMSTLDAGELLRFMDSQFQPAFHKKGVVLRSYFPNKEIHFRADEDRVTQILTNLMNNALQYTPTGKTVKIFTEEKEDCICFMVMDEGIGIKKEDIPFLFERFYRGDKSRATKTGGIGIGLSIVKALVDAHHGTIDFNSEVGEGTTVTVCFPKKGKH
- a CDS encoding GntR family transcriptional regulator; the encoded protein is MLDYTNSVPLHVQLKEIIEKQVENGELQGQIPSERQFMHTYNVSRSTVREAITLLVREGIVEKRHGKGTFVSLKPIHDWLGNLRSTTETIQHMGMEPGAQLITNYKTTTPSYIQEQTGLREAYFIKRIRYADQIPIGVERHYYPIWIGEKLLQYDLNNATLYDLLENELGITFAEADQTISSGHIYEEDRPYLCIEKDKHVLIAERIIKNGAGEIIEFEEAFYKSDLYAFKIKLSRKFG
- the psiE gene encoding phosphate-starvation-inducible protein PsiE, producing the protein MKNLKSLYTKSLYVFPYLLQVILNVSLIILAIVLSVLLVKELILFGTILLEGDTTDYQLFLANVLLFFLYFEFVAMIVKYFKENYHFPLRYFLYIGITAMIRLIIVEHDNALDTLFYAFVILILIIGYFIMNLTPRERPESKWFFQNKR